ATCGTGCTCAAGGCCCAGCATTTCCCCCGGTTCGCAGAAGATACTGCCAGGGAGATTGCAAAGGAGACAGGGAAAAGATTCGGCAGGAAACTTCCTGCCTCCACTGAAGTGATCATAGAATCTCTGAGTCTTGAGAGCATCCACATCCATAACGTACAAGGAAATTCTTGACGCCATTTCAAGGTAGCGGGGGCAGGCACAAGGGGAAGTTAATGGAAGAGCATGAAGAGAAAGACTGAGAAAAGGAGAATGATATGACTAAGACTGAACAAAATCTGCTGGAAGCTTTTGCCGGGGAGTCCCAGGCAAATCGGAGGTACCTTGCCTTTGCCAAGCGGGCGGAGAAAGAGGGTTACTCCCAGGTGGCCAAGCTCTTCAGGGCAGTAGCTGAGGCGGAGACCGTGCATGCCCTCACTCATCTGCGCGTCCTTGGTCAGGTGAAGAGTACGGCTGAAAATCTTGGAGCAGCCATTGAGGGCGAGACCCATGAGTTTACCAGTATGTATCCGGCCATGATCGATACGGCAAAGGAAGAAGGCAACAAGGCAGCAGAGCTTGCCTTTTCGTATGCCAACCATGTTGAAAAGGTGCATGCGGACCTCTACCAGAAGGCATTGGATAACATGGAGGCACTTGAAGAAACGGATTACTATGTGTGCTCTGTATGCGGCTAT
This genomic stretch from Deltaproteobacteria bacterium harbors:
- a CDS encoding rubrerythrin is translated as MTKTEQNLLEAFAGESQANRRYLAFAKRAEKEGYSQVAKLFRAVAEAETVHALTHLRVLGQVKSTAENLGAAIEGETHEFTSMYPAMIDTAKEEGNKAAELAFSYANHVEKVHADLYQKALDNMEALEETDYYVCSVCGYTCENGPPDRCPVCGAKSQAFFKVD